One part of the Rutidosis leptorrhynchoides isolate AG116_Rl617_1_P2 chromosome 1, CSIRO_AGI_Rlap_v1, whole genome shotgun sequence genome encodes these proteins:
- the LOC139895563 gene encoding uncharacterized protein isoform X1 → MAANLVQSFHGVHHHHQCCCFSFNRRPTTISLTTSYLNHSVKLSHKFSVKKTHRRTCTFTTINASLDLTEDNVKQVLDDARTTKFSHLFDTSVGMTGVAELAEVDGPFVKIRLKGRFWHERSLILARLGNYLKERIPEILEVDIEDEKQLDDSPENF, encoded by the exons ATGGCAGCAAACCTTGTCCAAAGCTTCCATggcgtccaccaccaccaccaatgtTGTTGTTTCAGTTTCAACCGCCGTCCGACCACCATATCTTTGACTACTTCATATCTGAACCATTCAGTTAAGTTGTCACACAAATTTTCAGTTAAAAAAACACATAGACGTACATGTACATTCACTACGATAAATGCATCACTTGATTTAACTGAAGATAATGTAAAACAAGTTCTAGATGATGCCAGAACAACAAAG TTTTCACACTTATTTGATACATCTGTTGGAATGACAG GAGTTGCAGAACTAGCTGAAGTTGACGGACCGTTTGTTAAGATCAGGCTAAAAGGTCGATTTTGGCATGAACGTTCGCTCATATTAGCCAGACTTGGAAACTATTTAAAAGAAAGGATTCCG GAGATCTTGGAGGTGGATATCGAAGACGAGAAGCAGCTAGACGACAGCCCTGAAAATTTTTAA
- the LOC139895563 gene encoding uncharacterized protein isoform X2 — translation MAANLVQSFHGVHHHHQCCCFSFNRRPTTISLTTSYLNHSVKLSHKFSVKKTHRRTCTFTTINASLDLTEDNVKQVLDDARTTKFSHLFDTSVGMTGVAELAEVDGPFVKIRLKGRFWHERSLILARLGNYLKERIPILEVDIEDEKQLDDSPENF, via the exons ATGGCAGCAAACCTTGTCCAAAGCTTCCATggcgtccaccaccaccaccaatgtTGTTGTTTCAGTTTCAACCGCCGTCCGACCACCATATCTTTGACTACTTCATATCTGAACCATTCAGTTAAGTTGTCACACAAATTTTCAGTTAAAAAAACACATAGACGTACATGTACATTCACTACGATAAATGCATCACTTGATTTAACTGAAGATAATGTAAAACAAGTTCTAGATGATGCCAGAACAACAAAG TTTTCACACTTATTTGATACATCTGTTGGAATGACAG GAGTTGCAGAACTAGCTGAAGTTGACGGACCGTTTGTTAAGATCAGGCTAAAAGGTCGATTTTGGCATGAACGTTCGCTCATATTAGCCAGACTTGGAAACTATTTAAAAGAAAGGATTCCG ATCTTGGAGGTGGATATCGAAGACGAGAAGCAGCTAGACGACAGCCCTGAAAATTTTTAA
- the LOC139895563 gene encoding uncharacterized protein isoform X3, whose protein sequence is MAANLVQSFHGVHHHHQCCCFSFNRRPTTISLTTSYLNHSFSHLFDTSVGMTGVAELAEVDGPFVKIRLKGRFWHERSLILARLGNYLKERIPEILEVDIEDEKQLDDSPENF, encoded by the exons ATGGCAGCAAACCTTGTCCAAAGCTTCCATggcgtccaccaccaccaccaatgtTGTTGTTTCAGTTTCAACCGCCGTCCGACCACCATATCTTTGACTACTTCATATCTGAACCATTCA TTTTCACACTTATTTGATACATCTGTTGGAATGACAG GAGTTGCAGAACTAGCTGAAGTTGACGGACCGTTTGTTAAGATCAGGCTAAAAGGTCGATTTTGGCATGAACGTTCGCTCATATTAGCCAGACTTGGAAACTATTTAAAAGAAAGGATTCCG GAGATCTTGGAGGTGGATATCGAAGACGAGAAGCAGCTAGACGACAGCCCTGAAAATTTTTAA
- the LOC139895404 gene encoding ultraviolet-B receptor UVR8, which produces MLRLIKSVVSLNGRRRMSTVMSFGDGSQGALGLPTSVTGIGSDAYEPTPIKSLPPDICTITTGHYHSLAVTSNGHLWSWGRNVESQLGRALDNPRETWGEPQRINELSGVKSAFASGVVSAAIDEKGALWIWGKSKRGQLGLGLGITEAVLPNRIQILDKEEIIKVAFGWGHALALTKDGKLFGWGYAADGRLGKRGVTDASPLESTSNLSSGLNLEDAEKVVLDAMAKENDMPIIWEPCLIDELKGVEVADVSCGLDHTLVLLRDGALLSGGSNVYGQLGRSTQDFEFRPVDISVHPISIASGLGHSLAICQIPPAEGGGSIAGIFSWGWGQNSQLGRDGPTNIPLLVDGLLGENPVSVSGGRVHSIALTSNGEVFTWGCGRNGRLGLCSSVDEPEPMLIEFSEQTNVLQVASGFDHNLLLTS; this is translated from the exons ATGCTTCGATTGATAAAATCCGTTGTATCTTTAAACGGCCGTCGACGGATGAGCACGGTAATGAGTTTCGGCGACGGTAGCCAAGGCGCTCTCGGCTTACCTACCTCCGTAACCGGAATCGGTTCCGACGCTTACGAACCAACTCCGATCAAATCTTTACCTCCGGACATTTGTACCATCACCACCGGTCACTACCACTCTCTCGCCGTTACTTCTAACGGTCACCTCTGGTCATGGGGCCGGAATGTTGAGTCACAACTTGGCCGTGCCCTCGATAACCCTAG AGAAACATGGGGTGAACCACAAAGAATAAATGAGTTGAGTGGTGTGAAATCTGCATTTGCATCAGGTGTTGTATCTGCAGCCATTGATGAAAAAGGGGCCTTATGGATTTGGGGGAAATCGAAACGCGGTCAATTAGGTCTCGGACTAGGGATTACAGAAGCTGTTCTCCCTAACAGGATACAAATTCTTGATAAAGAAGAGATAATTAAG GTGGCATTTGGATGGGGGCATGCTCTTGCACTTACTAAAGATGGAAAGTTGTTCGGTTGGGGTTATGCTGCAGATGGTAGATTAGGAAAGAGAGGAGTTACAGATGCTTCGCCACTCGAGTCAACGTCTAATTTATCTTCGGGTTTGAATCTTGAAGATGCTGAAAAAGTAGTATTGGATGCTATGGCTAAGGAAAATGATATGCCTATTATTTGGGAACCGTGTTTGATTGATGAACTAAAAGGTGTTGAAGTTGCTGATGTGTCGTGTGGGCTCGATCACACGCTGGTTCTTCTAC GTGATGGAGCATTACTGAGTGGTGGAAGCAATGTATATGGGCAATTGGGTAGATCAACGCAAGATTTTGAATTTCGTCCGGTTGACATAAGTGTGCATCCGATTTCTATTGCATCAGGGTTAGGTCATTCTCTTGCAATATGCCAAATCCCACCCGCAGAGGGTGGTGGAAGCATAGCAGGTATCTTTTCATGGGGGTGGGGACAGAATTCTCAGCTCGGTAGGGACGGTCCCACAAACATCCCGTTACTTGTGGACGGACTTCTTGGAGAAAACCCGGTATCAGTGTCAGGCGGGCGTGTGCACTCGATTGCTCTCACTTCAAATGGAGAAGTTTTTACATGGGGATGCGGTAGAAATGGGCGGCTCGGTTTGTGCAGCTCTGTAGATGAGCCTGAACCCATGTTGATCGAGTTTTCAGAACAAACTAATGTTCTGCAAGTTGCCTCAGGGTTTGATCATAATCTGCTCCTAACTAGTTAA
- the LOC139895792 gene encoding uncharacterized protein has protein sequence MDQQTKVSPISTLQPGDWLKTIEAVVYRRWIAKRPNTQNPNGYSCILLDTYGNAIQDNTNYKDKDHFERMLQPSIQNFKLHMQTHKKMGRNYLNSTSLIFGLQTEFESIPAKGYLQHYFEFESFNQVKAYTITDT, from the exons ATGGACCAACAAACAAAAGTGTCACCAATCTCGACTCTGCAACCAGGAGACTGGCTCAAAACAATCGAAGCAGTGGTATATAGGCGTTGGATAGCCAAAAGACCAAATACTCAAAATCCAAATGGATACAGCTGCATTCTCCTCGATACATAT GGAAACGCTATCCAAGACAACACCAACTACAAGGACAAAGACCATTTTGAAAGAATGTTGCAGCCAAGCATACAGAATTTCAAACTTCATATGCAAACCCACAAAAAAATGGGACGAAACTATCTCAACTCAACGTCTCTGATATTCGGGTTGCAAACAGAATTCGAAAGCATACCAGCAAAAGGATACCTACAACACTACTTCGAATTCGAATCCTTCAACCAAGTGAAAGCCTACACAATAACAG ATACTTGA